The DNA region AGCCAGTGTGTTCAGAAAGCCTCACGTGGACATGTAATCCTTAGGATGAAACCAGTGAAAGTGTTTCCATAAAAATAAGTTACAGTTGAGTGTAAAGCCATGCTTCTTTGTCTAATAGCATTGTTTAATCTAGCCTAAGTGGAGTCTATTAATGGTGTTCTGGGATATCTCAACTGGGAGGGACAAAACCTACAGCACATTGTAATGGGATGTCCTGCATATCTGTGTACCTTCCATGATGCAGGGTCCCCCGTTGCTGCATGGGGTTCCGGCGAACCTATTTCGTTTGGCCAATCCTGCTGCTACTCCTGGTGGGTGCAGCCTTGACAGctctgctgccccctgctgaGGACCAAGGAGGAGTTGGTGTCCTGGGAGTGCTACGCAGGGCAACATCTCAAAAGGAGAACCCTGCACAGGGTCGCCATGGTGACAgcacagaggaggagcagaggttTACCATCATCATCCAAACTTACAATCGCACAGACATTTTGCTCAAACTCCTAAACCATTACCAGGCAGTGCCTCATCTTGAGCGGATTATCATAGTCTGGAACAACGTTGGGGAGCAGACACCCCTGAAGTTATGGAACTCTTTGGGGCCTCATCCGGTCCCTGTGGCCTTCAAGGAGCAGACTAGCAATCGAATGCGCAACAGACTACAACCATTCCCTGAGATTGGTACTGAGGGTCAGTATATCTTTCAGCTTGCATATTGTATGtctgtttcaacatttttttaagtggCTTTTGTTAGATTTTTGCTTTGATCCTTAGCTGTGCTGATGCTGGATGATGACACACTGGTCAGTGTTCCTGACATCAGTTTTGCCTTCTCTGTCTGGAAGGTAATAAGCTTCAGGGATGCATGTAGATGAGAGTGATTAACATTCTGTATCTAAATTACATTTCGGTTTAACTTGACAATtgattatgtaaataaaaatgcatcagcATTTAACTGCACCATACACAATGTGATTCACATAAGCAGGTACAGCATAAGCTGTTTTATCTGTGGTTCCACAGCAATTTCCAGACCAGATTGTTGGATTCGTCCCACGGAAACATGTCTCAACACCAGCAGGAGTGTACAGTTATGGCAGCTTTGAACTGCAGGACCCAGAAACAGCTGGAGGGGACAAGTAAGTTGTGCTTCTCTTTTCTCACAATTTTGTAAAGCTCCACATAAAAAGCATCCTGTTGGgcgtatttttttaatttttttttaaatacttttatctTGATCCACTCACTGCAGATACTCCATGGTGTTAATTGGTGCTGCCTTCTTCCACCGCCGCTACCTGCAGCTCTTCCAGGACCAACCTCAAGCAGTGCATGTGCTGGTGGATGAAACACAGAATTGTGACGATATTGCCATGAACTTTGCTGTAGCGCTGTATATGAGGAAACGCTCAATGTCTATAGGCAGCATTAACAAACCCTCTGGGGTTTTTGTCAAACCTGTGGACCTACGCAACCTGGAAAAGGATGCCAGCAGTGGGTACCAGGGTATGTGGCATCGTCCTGAACACCTTCTTCAGAGATCCTACTGTCTGAACAAGCTGACAGAGATCTATGGCTTCATGCCACTCTGCTTCTCCAACCTGATGGTCTCCCAGTTTGGCTTCCCCAGCTATGCCAACCACAAGAGTAGAGGCTGAGGAACTGCCACATCGCTGGCAGTTTTGGATTGAAAGGAGACAGACTCAAGTAGCAGTCTGGTAAGTCTATGTTTAATTAATAAGACATCACCTGTGTAGGCTCAGGATTAGGTTGAACATCTGGTTTACAGCTGATATTCTCATGTTCATGTGATCTGTGGCTGGAAACCATCATGTCATTCAGAAACATGAATGCAAGCAAACGTTTTATGGCCTAAGACATGTAAgacatgtatttaatttttaacGCTGTCAATCCCTACATGTGTAGAAAGCTCAGTTTCACATTTCATGGAGAAAATCTTTAGCAAAATTATTGCAAAACAACAGTAGTGATGTGGCAGTGTTTCAGCATTAAAAGGTTTTCATAAGAATAtttagcttgtttgtgtttacttgctcagtgttttaccttttttatttcatgataCTGAACAGTTTCACCGTGGCATCAGCAGGACTATGATGCACTTTCTTCCTTTGGACAACAGCAAGGATTGTTGAAGAACTTTCTACACATGGCTCAGTCTGATGAAACGTCCATATTTGATAAGGTAATCTCTATATTGTTGCCAAAGCTGCCTTTCCTTCAGCATGTACTTCTCTGTGGATTATAGTGCAGTTATTTTGTAGCCAGCAGGTGTCAGTCTTTG from Siniperca chuatsi isolate FFG_IHB_CAS linkage group LG13, ASM2008510v1, whole genome shotgun sequence includes:
- the extl2 gene encoding exostosin-like 2 isoform X1 codes for the protein MTFMPMGNPYVYPNKDGVGFQRLRKMLKVPRCCMGFRRTYFVWPILLLLLVGAALTALLPPAEDQGGVGVLGVLRRATSQKENPAQGRHGDSTEEEQRFTIIIQTYNRTDILLKLLNHYQAVPHLERIIIVWNNVGEQTPLKLWNSLGPHPVPVAFKEQTSNRMRNRLQPFPEIGTEAVLMLDDDTLVSVPDISFAFSVWKQFPDQIVGFVPRKHVSTPAGVYSYGSFELQDPETAGGDKYSMVLIGAAFFHRRYLQLFQDQPQAVHVLVDETQNCDDIAMNFAVALYMRKRSMSIGSINKPSGVFVKPVDLRNLEKDASSGYQGMWHRPEHLLQRSYCLNKLTEIYGFMPLCFSNLMVSQFGFPSYANHKSRG
- the extl2 gene encoding exostosin-like 2 isoform X2, whose amino-acid sequence is MRVPRCCMGFRRTYFVWPILLLLLVGAALTALLPPAEDQGGVGVLGVLRRATSQKENPAQGRHGDSTEEEQRFTIIIQTYNRTDILLKLLNHYQAVPHLERIIIVWNNVGEQTPLKLWNSLGPHPVPVAFKEQTSNRMRNRLQPFPEIGTEAVLMLDDDTLVSVPDISFAFSVWKQFPDQIVGFVPRKHVSTPAGVYSYGSFELQDPETAGGDKYSMVLIGAAFFHRRYLQLFQDQPQAVHVLVDETQNCDDIAMNFAVALYMRKRSMSIGSINKPSGVFVKPVDLRNLEKDASSGYQGMWHRPEHLLQRSYCLNKLTEIYGFMPLCFSNLMVSQFGFPSYANHKSRG